From Campylobacter sp. MG1, a single genomic window includes:
- a CDS encoding NADH-quinone oxidoreductase subunit C, with translation MREYKDKINAQKQDYYKDRFYHAPQTTKIDIKGSEFEYLFDEFNNNFSVLNSFIELDIAVCIINKEDNLKALRKAKDLGFTTFTELICSDYLAKDNSYEVQYLLLNMNKKQRLRIVITCKADETIESGVCVFKGLNWSEREAYDMLGVNFINHPNLKRLLMPDDWFDYPLKKSYPLQGDEFAQWYEIDRIFGKEYREVVGPENRDSGRVDCDDTNNFSRIYHEVSKGAEPISIAYKQEYQEDEGVMFVTKVKRADSKFIEGRK, from the coding sequence ATGAGAGAATATAAAGACAAGATTAATGCGCAAAAGCAAGACTACTACAAAGATAGATTTTATCACGCACCACAAACTACCAAAATTGATATAAAAGGTAGTGAATTTGAATATTTATTTGATGAGTTTAATAATAATTTTTCTGTTTTAAATTCTTTTATTGAGCTTGATATTGCAGTTTGTATAATAAATAAAGAAGATAATTTAAAGGCTTTAAGAAAGGCTAAAGATTTAGGTTTTACAACTTTTACTGAATTGATTTGTTCTGATTATTTAGCTAAAGATAATTCTTATGAAGTTCAATATCTTTTATTAAATATGAATAAAAAACAAAGGCTTAGAATAGTTATAACCTGTAAGGCAGATGAAACTATTGAGAGTGGAGTTTGTGTATTTAAGGGTTTAAATTGGTCTGAAAGAGAAGCTTATGATATGTTAGGTGTAAATTTTATTAATCACCCTAATTTAAAAAGACTATTAATGCCTGATGATTGGTTTGATTATCCACTTAAAAAATCATATCCATTGCAAGGTGATGAATTTGCACAATGGTATGAAATAGATAGAATTTTTGGTAAGGAATATCGTGAAGTTGTAGGACCTGAAAATCGTGATTCAGGAAGAGTTGATTGTGATGATACTAATAATTTTTCTAGAATTTATCATGAAGTTTCAAAAGGAGCTGAACCTATTAGTATTGCTTATAAACAAGAATATCAAGAAGATGAAGGCGTAATGTTTGTTACAAAAGTTAAGCGTGCTGATTCAAAATTCATAGAAGGGAGAAAATAA
- the nuoD gene encoding NADH dehydrogenase (quinone) subunit D yields MQIPSKLQPYYENVAYEKQDGRMIINLGPQHPSAHGNLRLVLELDGEKVVKCTPMIGYMHRGMEKMAENMIYQEFIPTTDRMDYFAASANNYAYVAAVEKLCGLEIPRRAQIIRMILLELARIESHLSWLATHALDIGAMTIFLYCFREREYVLDLIEKYCGARLTHSSMRIGYAMLDLPANFTQELLVFCDKFLNDVKDYETLLDDNRIWRLRTEGVGVVTKEQALSWGCSGVMLRGSGIEWDIRKEEPYLLYNEVQFGVPVATQGDSYARYKCYMQEFRESVKILRQLVPMYRESSPELVCNNKEFVSASKEQIMTQNYSLMQHFVLITQGLRPPVGDVYVPTESPKGELGFFIKSDGSTRPYRLKARTPSFWHCAFYEELLVGTYLADVIAIMGSTNILLGEIDR; encoded by the coding sequence ATGCAAATACCTTCAAAATTACAACCATATTATGAAAATGTAGCCTATGAAAAACAAGATGGTAGAATGATTATAAACCTTGGTCCTCAGCACCCATCAGCACATGGAAATTTAAGATTAGTCTTAGAACTTGATGGGGAAAAAGTAGTTAAATGCACTCCAATGATTGGTTATATGCATCGTGGTATGGAAAAAATGGCTGAAAATATGATTTATCAAGAATTTATTCCAACTACTGATAGAATGGATTATTTTGCTGCAAGTGCAAATAACTATGCTTATGTTGCAGCTGTTGAAAAGCTTTGTGGTTTAGAAATTCCTAGACGAGCTCAAATAATTAGAATGATTTTATTAGAACTAGCTAGAATTGAATCTCATCTTAGTTGGCTTGCAACTCACGCACTTGATATTGGTGCTATGACTATATTTTTATATTGTTTTAGAGAGCGTGAATATGTGCTTGATTTAATAGAAAAATATTGTGGTGCAAGACTTACTCATTCATCTATGAGAATAGGCTATGCTATGCTTGATTTACCAGCTAATTTTACTCAAGAATTATTAGTATTTTGCGATAAATTCTTAAACGATGTAAAAGATTATGAAACCTTACTTGATGATAATAGAATTTGGCGTCTTAGAACAGAAGGCGTTGGAGTTGTTACAAAAGAACAAGCATTAAGCTGGGGTTGTAGTGGCGTAATGCTTCGTGGAAGTGGAATTGAATGGGATATTAGAAAAGAAGAGCCATATTTACTTTACAATGAAGTTCAATTTGGTGTCCCTGTTGCAACTCAAGGCGATAGTTATGCAAGATATAAATGCTATATGCAAGAGTTTCGTGAGAGTGTAAAAATACTTAGACAACTAGTGCCTATGTATAGAGAGAGTTCACCTGAATTAGTATGTAATAATAAAGAATTTGTAAGTGCAAGTAAAGAACAAATTATGACTCAAAATTATTCTTTAATGCAGCATTTTGTATTGATAACTCAAGGTCTTCGTCCACCTGTTGGAGATGTATATGTGCCAACAGAAAGTCCTAAAGGAGAGCTTGGATTTTTTATTAAAAGTGATGGTTCAACTAGACCTTATCGTCTTAAAGCTAGAACTCCTAGTTTTTGGCATTGTGCTTTTTATGAAGAGCTTTTAGTTGGAACTTATTTAGCCGATGTGATAGCTATCATGGGTTCAACAAATATTCTTTTAGGGGAGATTGATAGATGA
- a CDS encoding NuoB/complex I 20 kDa subunit family protein, with protein MAKHQLNTNGMPIALTSVDKLVGWGQSNSLWAFSYGLACCAIEMMAAGGSRYDFDRFGTIFRASPRQSDVMLVAGTLSKKHAEFTRRLYDMMPDPKWVISLGSCANTGGMFNTYSTVQGVDRIIPVDIYVPGCAPRPETFQFALMILQKKIRKEQASKKIAAKRLV; from the coding sequence ATGGCAAAGCATCAATTAAATACAAATGGAATGCCAATAGCTTTAACTTCGGTAGATAAGTTAGTTGGTTGGGGTCAAAGTAACTCTTTATGGGCATTTTCTTATGGTCTTGCTTGTTGTGCTATTGAGATGATGGCTGCTGGTGGTTCAAGATATGATTTTGATAGATTTGGAACGATTTTTAGAGCAAGTCCAAGACAAAGTGATGTAATGCTTGTGGCTGGAACTCTTAGCAAAAAACACGCAGAATTTACAAGAAGATTATACGATATGATGCCTGATCCAAAGTGGGTAATATCATTAGGTAGTTGTGCAAATACCGGTGGTATGTTTAATACTTATTCAACTGTGCAAGGCGTTGATAGAATAATACCTGTTGACATTTATGTTCCTGGTTGTGCTCCACGCCCTGAAACTTTTCAGTTTGCTTTAATGATACTTCAAAAGAAAATTAGAAAAGAACAAGCTAGTAAAAAAATAGCAGCAAAAAGGTTGGTATAA
- a CDS encoding NADH-ubiquinone oxidoreductase subunit E family protein, with protein MKRIDLRKSKDLFADLKTHIDDAKIGEVLVILFEIGDFSNVEKSYKFVYDNECKLLNSLKFNQSDWTIVIKKDTL; from the coding sequence ATGAAGCGAATTGACCTTAGAAAAAGTAAAGATTTATTTGCTGATTTAAAAACACATATTGATGATGCTAAGATTGGCGAAGTTTTAGTTATTTTATTTGAAATAGGTGATTTTTCTAATGTAGAAAAATCATATAAATTTGTATATGATAATGAATGCAAACTTTTAAATTCACTTAAATTTAATCAAAGTGATTGGACTATTGTAATTAAAAAGGATACGTTATGA